From the Lolium rigidum isolate FL_2022 chromosome 2, APGP_CSIRO_Lrig_0.1, whole genome shotgun sequence genome, one window contains:
- the LOC124687421 gene encoding purine-uracil permease NCS1-like, translating into MTMAVSTAMSKALTVRGPSHFRHRLMATSSQQPSLPRQPLLPRRPSLTLTASPRMLPARPRLSASESDLSPTPPSERTMTAWDLASLWVGLVVGVPSYYLVGSLVDLGMSALQGVATVSFANLVVLACLVLTAAPAATHGLPFPVLARATFGVRGAHVPAVIRALVGCGWFGIESWIGGRAVFLLLPSALKSYQPLLTPVPGLGAAPLEFACFLAFWAAQLSVIMNGMEGIRKLERYSAPILIVLTSALLAWAYVSAGGFGRILSLPPRLTGAEFWKVFFPALTANIGFWATVAINIPDFARYARSQADQVLGQAGLPLFMGMFTFAGLAVTSSTEVIFGHIISDPIELLGRIGGPATTVLAIFGISLATITTNIAANVVAPANAFVSMSPRRFTFAQGALITALLGIACQPWRLLSSSESFVYTWLLGYSALMGPIGGVILADHYIVRRTQLDVDALYSENTESPYYFQGGFNVAAMVAMAAGVAPIVPGFLHKVGLLPSVSEAFVTAYNNAWFVSFLVAGTVYCLLCCRRGGEVKYQSS; encoded by the coding sequence ATGACCATGGCCGTCTCCACGGCGATGTCCAAAGCTCTCACCGTGCGCGGACCCAGCCACTTTCGCCACCGTCTCATGGCGACGAGCTCTCAGCAGCCGTCGCTCCCGCggcagcctcttcttcctcgcagACCAAGCCTGACACTCACCGCGAGCCCACGGATGCTGCCGGCGAGACCCAGGCTCTCCGCAAGCGAATCAGACCTGTCCCCGACGCCGCCCTCCGAGCGCACCATGACGGCCTGGGACCTGGCCAGCCTCTGGGTCGGCCTCGTGGTCGGTGTGCCGTCCTACTACCTCGTCGGCAGCCTCGTCGACCTCGGCATGTCGGCGCTCCAGGGCGTGGCCACGGTCTCCTTCGCCAACCTCGTCGTCCTCGCCTGCCTCGTGCTCACGGCCgcgccggcggccacgcacgggctGCCGTTCCCGGTGCTGGCGCGCGCCACGTTCGGCGTGCGCGGCGCGCACGTCCCGGCCGTCATCCGCGCCCTCGTCGGCTGCGGCTGGTTCGGCATCGAGTCCTGGATCGGAGGCCGCGCCGTGTTCCTCCTCCTGCCCTCCGCTCTCAAGTCCTACCAGCCGCTGCTCACGCCCGTGCCGGGCCTCGGCGCGGCGCCGCTCGAGTTCGCCTGCTTCCTCGCCTTCTGGGCCGCGCAGCTCAGCGTCATCATGAACGGCATGGAGGGCATCCGCAAGCTCGAGAGGTACTCGGCGCCCATCCTCATCGTGCTCACCTCCGCGCTGCTCGCCTGGGCCTACGTGTCCGCCGGCGGCTTTGGCCGCATCCTCTCGCTGCCGCCGCGGCTCACCGGCGCCGAGTTCTGGAAGGTCTTCTTCCCGGCGCTCACCGCCAACATTGGGTTCTGGGCGACGGTGGCCATCAACATACCGGACTTCGCGCGGTACGCACGGAGCCAGGCGGACCAGGTGCTCGGCCAGGCCGGGCTGCCATTGTTCATGGGCATGTTCACCTTCGCGGGGCTCGCGGTGACCTCCTCCACCGAGGTGATCTTCGGCCACATCATCTCCGACCCGATCGAGCTCCTGGGCCGCATCGGCGGGCCGGCGACCACCGTCCTCGCCATCTTCGGCATCAGCCTGGCCACCATTACGACCAACATCGCCGCGAACGTCGTCGCGCCGGCCAACGCGTTCGTCAGCATGAGCCCGAGGAGGTTCACGTTCGCGCAGGGAGCGCTCATCACCGCGCTGCTCGGCATCGCCTGCCAGCCATGGCGGCTTCTCAGCTCCAGCGAGAGCTTCGTCTACACCTGGCTGCTCGGCTACTCGGCGCTCATGGGCCCCATCGGAGGGGTCATCCTTGCCGACCACTACATTGTCAGGCGCACCCAATTGGACGTCGACGCGCTCTACTCCGAGAACACGGAGAGCCCCTACTATTTCCAGGGTGGTTTCAATGTTGCGGCCATGGTGGCCATGGCGGCCGGAGTTGCGCCCATCGTGCCTGGGTTTCTGCACAAGGTTGGACTTCTGCCGAGTGTCTCGGAGGCATTTGTCACGGCGTACAACAATGCCTGGTTCGTCAGCTTTTTGGTCGCCGGCACCGTCTACTGtctgctctgctgccggagaggcgGTGAGGTGAAATACCAAAGCAGTTGA
- the LOC124687422 gene encoding transmembrane protein 208 homolog, with protein sequence MANQGAKKVVEKNKQRMELLWRIILGSNIFYIVVRMAIMYSSFTWKHWFGLVVTSAAYFLSYKQLASMTKPEYSDSGEKELLSAGYDMRTGGISEYLEDVIYITVFVQLASIISGKFWWTYLVIPAFGGYKIFGLLRGTFFGGGSEGEVEDEKSRKKREKMEKKASRGKMVKTRR encoded by the exons ATGGCGAACCAGGGAGCGAAGAAGGTTGTGGAGAAGAACAAGCAGCGCATGGAGCTCCTCTGGCGCATAATCCTCGGGTCCAAC ATTTTCTACATAGTAGTGAGGATGGCCATAATGTACTCTTCCTTCACCTGGAAGCATTGGTTTGGCCTCGTGGTGACATCTGCTGCATATTTTCTTTCGTACAAGCAACTTGCTAGTATGACAAAGCCAGAATATTCTGATTCGGGTGAAAAAGAACTGCTGAGTGCTGGTTATGATATGCGCACCGGAGGGATTTCTGA ATATTTAGAAGATGTGATATACATCACAGTCTTTGTGCAGCTTGCCTCCATTATTTCTGGAAAATTTTGGTGGACATATCTAGTG ATACCAGCATTTGGTGGATACAAGATTTTTGGTCTGTTGAGAGGAACATTTTTCGGTGGTGGTTCAGAG GGTGAAGTTGAAGATGAGAAGTCCCGAAAGAAAAGGGAGAAAATGGAGAAGAAGGCATCTAGAGGGAAGATGGTCAAAACTAGGCGTTGA